Proteins encoded together in one Solanum lycopersicum chromosome 7, SLM_r2.1 window:
- the LOC101260840 gene encoding cytochrome b561 and DOMON domain-containing protein At5g48750, with protein MDKLLTTLLFTSILFYTTYAQNLDCSSFSFSNNQIFATCMPLPVLNSVLHWTYYPKNHTVDIAYRHGGVTDSDWVAWGLNIDGKMMVGTQCLVAYRDSSGEIHAYTSPVSSYATLLTEGALSFNVPRIEAEYSNNEFIIFATLQLPAGRTSFNQVWQNGAVVAGNILAAHAQSGDNLKSFGSVDFANGL; from the coding sequence ATGGATAAACTTTTAACAACTTTGCTATTCACATCAATCTTGTTTTACACAACTTATGCTCAGAATCTCGATTGCTCATCATTTTCATTCAGCAATAACCAGATTTTCGCAACTTGCATGCCTCTACCTGTACTAAACTCTGTTCTTCACTGGACTTACTATCCAAAGAACCATACAGTTGATATTGCATACAGACATGGGGGTGTAACAGATTCAGATTGGGTAGCTTGGGGTTTAAATATCGATGGAAAAATGATGGTTGGTACACAATGTTTAGTTGCATATAGAGATTCCAGTGGAGAAATTCATGCTTACACTTCCCCTGTTTCTAGTTATGCTACTCTGTTAACAGAGGGAGCTTTGAGTTTCAATGTTCCGAGAATTGAAGCTGAATATTCCAACAATGAGTTCATTATTTTTGCGACTTTACAACTTCCTGCTGGAAGGACTAGTTTTAATCAAGTTTGGCAAAATGGTGCTGTTGTTGCTGGTAACATTTTAGCAGCTCATGCTCAGTCTGGTGATAATCTCAAGTCTTTTGGAAGTGTTGATTTTGCAAAtggattataa